GCACTTTTGATCGACGGCCCAAACCGACCCGTGACATATGGCGGCTCTGTGTGAGGTTTGTTAGGCCGAGGTGGGTGGCGGTGACGCCTTTGGGGGTTCCGGTGGAGCCGGAGGTGTAGATGATGTAGGCGGCGTTGTGGGGGTGGAGGGGGGTGTGTCTGTCGTGGTCGGTGATTGCTGTGGTGGAGTGTCCGGTGAGGCGGTCGTGCAGTGCGGCGTCATCGAGGACCAGCGTCGTGGTATTGGTGTCCCCGAGCAGGTCGACCACTTCTGTGGTGGTCAGTAGTAACAGTGGCTGCGCATCGGTGAGCATGAACGCGATGCGGTCGGGCGGATACGAGGTGTCAATGGGTAGATAAGCTCCGCCGGCCTTGAGGACGGCCAACATCGAAATCACCATCTCCGGGCTGCGGGGCACGGCCAACCCGACGATGGTCTCCGGGCCCACGCCCTGGGAGATCAGCAACCGAGCCAACTGGTTAGAGGCCTCCTCAAGTTGTCCATAAGTCAGTGAGACATCCCCATAGACCACCGCGGTCTTATCCGGCGCCTGCCCAGCACGGGCGCTGACCATATCGGGCAACAACGGCAGCCGCTCGGCCTCAACAGCGCCACCGTCGTTCCACTGCTCCAGCACCTTGCGACGTTCATCATCGGTCAAGACGTCGATCGAACCCACCAAGCACAACGGATCATTGATCACCGCCTCCAACACCCGCTGAAAACGCTCCACCAACAACTGCACCGACTCCCGATCGAACACATCCGTGCGATACTCCAGGGCTCCGGTAATGCCCTGATCAGGTGAGTCAGCCAAACTAAACACCAAGTCCATACGGGCCGTCTTCGTCGCGATCGGCACGGGTGTCACATCCAGACCGTCCAGCGCCAGCGTCGCGCTCGCCGTGTTGTTCCAGGCCAGCATTACTTGGAATATTGGCTGATGAGCCAGGGAGCGAACAGGATTGAGCAGCTCCACAATATGTTCGAACGGAACGTCTTGATTATGGAAGGCGTCAAGGCTGCGTTCCCGTACGTTGTTCAAGACCTCAAGGAAGGTAGGAGTACCCGAGAGATCGATTCGCAACACCGCCGTGTTGACGAAGAACCCGATCAGATCGTTGAGGGCCTCATCGGTGCGACCCGCCACAGGAGTGCCCAACGCAATATCCTCACCAGCACCCATGCGTGAGAGCAGCACTGACACAGCGGCCGCAACTACCATGAAACTGCTGGCACCGTGTCGCCGGGCCAACAGCGACACGTTTCGGGCAGTTTCCTGGTCGATATCAAAGGCCACCACATCCCCGGCATACGACGCCACGGCAGGGTACGGGCGATCAGTCGGTAGTGAGATATGAGCCGGCAGCCCGGCAAGAGTCTTCTCCCAGTACTGCGCCTGGACGCCGAGCTGGCTAGTCGGGTCCCGCAGCTCGCGAAACAGTTCTTCCTGCCACAAACTGTAGTCAACATACTGGACCGGCAACGGCTCCCAATCTGGAGCAACCCCGCAACGGCGTGCCGCATAGGCATGCTTGAGGTCTTCAAACAGTGGACGCATCGACCAGCCGTCGCTAGCGATGTGGTGTACCACAATGACCAACACATGCTCAGTCGCCGAGACCGTCACCAACTTCGCGAGAAGTGGAGGCTGGGCGGCCAGGTCAAATCGATGTCGCGCTAGCTGTGTCAAGACTTCGTCAAGCGCCTGCCCGGCAGCCAGCCGGCCAATCTCTAATCCTGAAAATCCTTGCGTACCCGACAGAACCCTCTGAAACGGCCGACCCTCCACCTCAACAAACACGGTGCGCAAACTCTCATGACGATCAACAACGTCACCCAGAGCCGCATCCAGCGCCGCGACATCAACATCACCGACCACACGCAACGCAAACGGCATGTTATACGCCGGTTCCAGATCACCAACACGATCCAAAAACCACAAACGAGACTGCGCCGCCGACGCAGGCACAACGTCAGCTCTGACACAGGATGAGAGTTTTGGTTTGGACGTCAGGCCTTTCGCACGACGACCGGTATGGGGGGCGAGTTGGGTGATGGTGGGGTGGTCGAAGAGGGTGCGTACGGTGAGGTCGGCGGCCAGGGTGTGCCTGAGTCGGGCGACCAGCCGTGTTGCCAGCAAGGAGTTCCCGCCGAGGTCGAAGAAGTTGTCGTCCACACCAACCTCATTGAGGCCCAAAACTTCACAGAACGCCCCGCACAACAAATCCTCCACCGGAGTCTGCGGCCCACGCGAAGTACCCACCGAATACACCGGCACCGGCAACGCCCGACGATCCACCTTGCCGTTGACCGTCAACGGAACCCGATCCATCACCACCACCGCAGCCGGCACCATAAACTCCGGCAACCGCTGAGCAACAAACCGACGCACCTCAGAGACCTCAACACCCTCACCGGCGACCACATAACCAACCAGGCGCCGATCACCAGGGCGATCCTCACGCACCATCGCCACCGCATGCTCAACCCCCGGGTGAGCAGCCATCGCGGCCTCGACCTCACCCAGCTCGATACGGAAACCACGTACCTTCACCTGATCGTCAACACGCCCCACAAACTCCAACTGGCCATCAGCACGCCACCGCACCAGGTCACCGGTGCGATACATCCGCACACCCGAACCATCAAAGGGATCGGCCACAAAACGACTCGCCGTCAAACCCGCACGACCCAGATACCCGCGCGTCACACCCAAACCCGAGATATACAACTCACCCACAACACCCGGAGCCACCGGACCCAAACCAGAATCCAACACATAAACACGCACACCCGACAACGCACGCCCAATAGGCACACCCCCACCCACAACCAACGGATCACTCATCAACGCGAAGACGCTCGCCTCTGTCGGCCCGTAGACGTTGAGGATCACGGCGCCCATGTCAACCCATTGATATGCCACATGGACGGGCAGCGCTTCTCCGGCGAATAAGACCCTCGATGTGCTCACTGGCAGCGACTCATCAATACCGGCCAACACTGAGGGAACACCACTGAGGTACGAGACGTCGGTGCTCGGCCGCCAGTTGGCGAGTGCGCTCTGATCGGTCAGAAGCTCAACGCTTGTGCCGTTCGACAGAGAGCAGAGGACCTCATGTACAGAGACGTCAAATTGAATGGAGGTACCGGACACGCTTCGGGCGTCGTTTCCGTTGATTGATTGCGAGGCGTCTCCGACCAAACTCGACCAATTCTGTGTGAGGTTTGTTAGGCCGAGGTGGGTGGCGGTGACGCCTTTGGGGGTTCCGGTGGAGCCGGAGGTGTAGATGATGTAGGCGGCGTTGTGGGGGTGGAGGGGGGTGTGTCTGTCGTGGTCGGTGATTGCTGTGGTGGAGTGTCCGGTGAGGCGGTCGTGCAGTGCGGCGTCATCGAGGACCAGCGTCGTGGTATTGGTGTCCCCGAGCAGGTCGACCACTTCTGTGGTGGTCAGTAGTAACAGTGGCTGCGCATCGGTGAGCATGAACGCGATGCGGTCGGGCGGATACGAGGTGTCAATGGGTAGATAAGCTCCGCCGGCCTTGAGGACGGCCAACATCGAAATCACCATCTCCGGGCTGCGGGGCACGGCCAACCCGACGATGGTCTCCGGGCCCACGCCCTGGGAGATCAGCAACCGAGCCAACTGGTTAGAGGCCTCCTCAAGTTGTCCATAAGTCAGTGAGACATCCCCATAGACCACCGCGGTCTTATCCGGCGCCTGCCCAGCACGGGCGCTGACCATATCGGGCAACAACGGCAGCCGCTCGGCCTCAACAGCGCCACCGTCGTTCCACTGCTCCAGCACCTTGCGACGTTCATCATCGGTCAAGACGTCGATCGAACCCACCAAGCACAACGGATCATTGATCACCGCCTCCAACACCCGCTGAAAACGCTCCACCAACAACTCAACGTCCTGGCTGCTGTAGAGAGCGGCGTTCGCGTGAATGTCGAGGTCGATCACATCGAAGTCTATGTCGAAGACCATAAAGGAAAGGTTGTCGACCAATCCGCCCGACTGTACGACTTGGGTTACGGCGTGGCCGCCGAACTCCATTTTGTAACTGTACCGCATATAGTTTACTTCGTAGTGATAGAGGGCAGATAATCCGCCAGAAATATTCAGGCTGCGAGCGAGCTCTTCCCCGCGGAACCCTTGCACTGACTGAGCTATATCAACCGCCCGCGCGGTATTGGTCATCACATCCGCAAAGGTGCTCGACTTTTCGACCGTAACGCAAAGCGGCAACGCGTTGGCAAAGGGACCGACAGAGGTCCTTGCCTCTGCCGAACGTCTGGAGCCGAACAGCATTCCGTGGGCGACGTGGCCTGAATCGGTAAACCTTCCTGCGAGTACGCCAACAGTAGCGGTCATAAAAGTTGAAGCCTTGACGCCATAATCAGCACAGATTTCACGCACTCGGTTAACTAACTTTGCATCCAACCGAAATCGCTGTGTCAAATTATGGCGAGCCGACCGATAACTCCGACGACCATGGCTAAAGTCCACGAGTTCGAAACTACGCGAAGCGACAGCTTCACGATAGGCATCGAATTCTGGGCCGAGCACCCTCTTACGTTCGCCGGATTCAAGCTTGAGGTAATCGGCGATCGCATTTATTTGTTGACCGATTGGAGCGTCGCGGGCGTTTGAACCGAGATTGTATACTTCCGCGACCTGCGCGGCAATTAGCGAAAGACCAAACGCGTCCGTCACTACGTGATGGTACACATGTTGCCAAATATATGTATCCGTAGATAACTTAAAGAGTGCGTAACGGTAGAGTGGCCCTTCCCTCAGATCTAGGGGTTCTGCGAGATTCTCTGCCATGAAGCTCTGCGATTTTGCGAGCCGATCCTCCGAAGCGCTGAGGTCGTAATATGTGAAGGGAAAGTCCGACCCGCCAGCATTGCAAGGCTCCTGCCAAACAACACCATCATTGTCCTGTCTGACTACAACTTGCAAACAAGGATTGCTGGCAACCACACGCTCGCAGGCAGTTCGCAATCGATCAGCATTGATGGGACCATGGATGATGAGATACTCTCCAATCTGCCGCACCGGCGCTTCCGTCGCTAACTGCTCCGCGAGCCAGATTTCCATTTGGGTGGACGACAGAGGGTATCGGTCAACCATGCTTAGTTCCTCCGCAATGATCGTGTATTAACAGGAGCGTTAGGCTCGAAAGCCAGAGATTCGACTCAATCTGGAAGCCAGCCAGCAACGATGACCCCGTGCATTGGAGTATTCAGATAGTCGATGCGGTAGAGACCTAGCTCGGCAAGCCACGAATCGAATGTGTTGAGCGAATACGTGTTACCGCCGCCCGAAGCAACCATCGATACTGCGAACAACGCGGCAAACTTCTCCTGCGACGTGACCGGGCTACCCCCGCTGGCCCGAATCGCATCGACAATGAGGACGCGTCCGTCGTCGCTCATACCGGCGCGGGCCTTACTTAAGAGTATTTTGCACTTCTCAGGATCGAACAGATGAAAGATGTTCGCGAAGAGATATAGGTCCGCGGCAGCCCAATCGCTTTCAAAAAAATCACCAGTTACCATTCTGAACCTGCTAGACACGCCAAATTTGCCAGCCGATTCGTGGGCGATGTCGGCGATCTCGGGCACGTCGTAGCCGACCGCCCTGAGTCCGTGATGCTGCTGAAGGAGTAGATGACTATATATCCCACTTCCACATCCGATATCAACAAGAAGTCGATCTTCTCGTAAGAAGTGGTGCTTATCTAGTGCTTTTCCGATGGCTGCTGCGATTGGCGGCGCCCAGAAACGTATGCCAAGTACGAGCTGCCTGTACGTAGCGGTCGATATTCCGTTGACATTGCGAACCGACCCGGTCTTTACCGTGTGTGCAAGGTTCCTCCAATATTGCCACGCGATTTCTTGGTCATAGTAGATTTTGCCCGTCAAGTCGTTCACGCCTTCGACGGCGGTTAAGACATCTGAATATTCTTCCGGCAGATGGTACGTGGGGTCGCTTCCCGGCATAGCATTGGTGAACAACCAGCCGTAGGCCACAAGTGCATCAACGAGGATCCGCAAACATTCCTCGTTACAGGCAGTGCGCTTTGCTATCTCAAATAGCGTCGCGGGCCCCGACGCGACGCAACTGAAAATTCCCAAGTTGTATGCAGCCTCAATTATCGCAGTTTCCCAGGACGATATGAGTGCCGAATAGAGTCGGTGAGCAGCGGCGTTTGACGTGCTGATGTGGCCCACCGTCTCCCGAGGGAACTGAGTTATCCTAAAATCCGTCATCGTATGAATGCTCCGTCTTCTGTTTTTCGCCCTCACCAGAGATACGCTGCGAAATGTGACCGTCAGCATTTATTCGCGCATTTTTATCAGAGAAATGCCAAAAGCTGATGCAGTACTCGAATTCGGACCGTGAGCCAGGCACAAACCAGTGAGCCAGGAACAAATATGGTGGCTAGTCCGGATCGTCCATGGCGACCCGGAGGCTCCGCGGTCGTAAGTCCGTCCAGCTCTGCTCCACAAACTCTAAGCAAGCTTGTCGTGAGCTCTCAGCGTAGACCTGGCTCCAGCCGTCAGGCAGGGGGACGAACGCCGGCCATAGCGAAAATTGCTCTTCGCTATTTACCAGTACCAAAAACTTGCCGTTCTCATCGTCAAACGGATTCGCGTCCACGACGTCTATTAATGCTCGATGGCGTGGAGGAGTCAATTGGTGCGCCCGCACATTGTTGCGTGCGGTTTCATTTAGCACTTAGCACCTAGCGCCTAGCACCTAGCACCTAGCGCCTAGCACCTAGCACCTAGCACCTAGCACCTAGCACCTAGCACCTATGGCCTATGCCGTATTAACGTTGTGCAGCGCCGCAGCTTGTAGGTAAACCGTCGAGAAGCGGCGCATCAAGAGCCGTTCTCCAGTGCTACTGGATACCTGAGTCGTGTCGGTCGAATCACAACCTGAGTTCGACACGCTACACGCGGCTGCTCACGGTCACCCTGGTCCGCGTTGGCTTCGAACTAGGAAGCAGTTTGATCGTCGTCGTTCACGGCGTCAATAGCCTCGTTAAGTCTGTCAGCAAGGTTCGCCCACGCCCGCCCAATGTCCGTTGCCAGTTCAGCAACGGTAATTCTGCAATGATGCGGTAGCTCCGCCGCCATGTGGTCTATCTGCTCGACTGCTGAAACACTCATGACAATGCCACGAATGAGCGTTCGACCGCGATCATTGAGTCGCAAGGCCGGGTCATTGCGCAGCCGTTGAAGCGTATTTGGTGAAACTCTAGCGTCGTAATCCCGCTTCTGGATCAGTTGACTTGGAGCATGGGGATTTTCACGTGATTCCGGCGATGGGGGAAGGCTGTGCGGCGTCCTGTGTGCTTTTTGAGCTTCGGGCACTGGATCGTCGCCTCGGTCCAATCGACACCGCACATCCCGCACCGTCGCTGTTGAAATACCTGATTGCCGGGCGATCTCACGTTGGGACATCTTCGCGCCACTACGAATCAAGTCCGCGGCAATCACGCGTCCCCGACTGGAAGCGAGTGGGTGCAGCTTACCGCCTATACCGATTCTAATGTGCAACTGGCTATTCTGACCAGTTGCACATTCTCGGCGGAGTGATGCCACAGTCCCGTGCGACAACGCACACACCGACGCGATCCTGCGATCAGACCACTCTGGGTTGGTCTCAAGAATCCGCCGTGCCGCAAACTTCCGATCACTCAACGTAAGCGGGAGGCCATGTCGACAGTTGGCGGCGACTGCATAGACGAATGCTTCTTCTTCAGTGCCATCAAAGAAGTGGACGTCGATGGTCTCTTCGTTCCGCAGCGCCGCCGC
Above is a window of Mycolicibacterium baixiangningiae DNA encoding:
- a CDS encoding MbtH family protein, coding for MDANPFDDENGKFLVLVNSEEQFSLWPAFVPLPDGWSQVYAESSRQACLEFVEQSWTDLRPRSLRVAMDDPD
- a CDS encoding methyltransferase, with amino-acid sequence MTDFRITQFPRETVGHISTSNAAAHRLYSALISSWETAIIEAAYNLGIFSCVASGPATLFEIAKRTACNEECLRILVDALVAYGWLFTNAMPGSDPTYHLPEEYSDVLTAVEGVNDLTGKIYYDQEIAWQYWRNLAHTVKTGSVRNVNGISTATYRQLVLGIRFWAPPIAAAIGKALDKHHFLREDRLLVDIGCGSGIYSHLLLQQHHGLRAVGYDVPEIADIAHESAGKFGVSSRFRMVTGDFFESDWAAADLYLFANIFHLFDPEKCKILLSKARAGMSDDGRVLIVDAIRASGGSPVTSQEKFAALFAVSMVASGGGNTYSLNTFDSWLAELGLYRIDYLNTPMHGVIVAGWLPD
- a CDS encoding amino acid adenylation domain-containing protein, giving the protein MVDRYPLSSTQMEIWLAEQLATEAPVRQIGEYLIIHGPINADRLRTACERVVASNPCLQVVVRQDNDGVVWQEPCNAGGSDFPFTYYDLSASEDRLAKSQSFMAENLAEPLDLREGPLYRYALFKLSTDTYIWQHVYHHVVTDAFGLSLIAAQVAEVYNLGSNARDAPIGQQINAIADYLKLESGERKRVLGPEFDAYREAVASRSFELVDFSHGRRSYRSARHNLTQRFRLDAKLVNRVREICADYGVKASTFMTATVGVLAGRFTDSGHVAHGMLFGSRRSAEARTSVGPFANALPLCVTVEKSSTFADVMTNTARAVDIAQSVQGFRGEELARSLNISGGLSALYHYEVNYMRYSYKMEFGGHAVTQVVQSGGLVDNLSFMVFDIDFDVIDLDIHANAALYSSQDVELLVERFQRVLEAVINDPLCLVGSIDVLTDDERRKVLEQWNDGGAVEAERLPLLPDMVSARAGQAPDKTAVVYGDVSLTYGQLEEASNQLARLLISQGVGPETIVGLAVPRSPEMVISMLAVLKAGGAYLPIDTSYPPDRIAFMLTDAQPLLLLTTTEVVDLLGDTNTTTLVLDDAALHDRLTGHSTTAITDHDRHTPLHPHNAAYIIYTSGSTGTPKGVTATHLGLTNLTQNWSSLVGDASQSINGNDARSVSGTSIQFDVSVHEVLCSLSNGTSVELLTDQSALANWRPSTDVSYLSGVPSVLAGIDESLPVSTSRVLFAGEALPVHVAYQWVDMGAVILNVYGPTEASVFALMSDPLVVGGGVPIGRALSGVRVYVLDSGLGPVAPGVVGELYISGLGVTRGYLGRAGLTASRFVADPFDGSGVRMYRTGDLVRWRADGQLEFVGRVDDQVKVRGFRIELGEVEAAMAAHPGVEHAVAMVREDRPGDRRLVGYVVAGEGVEVSEVRRFVAQRLPEFMVPAAVVVMDRVPLTVNGKVDRRALPVPVYSVGTSRGPQTPVEDLLCGAFCEVLGLNEVGVDDNFFDLGGNSLLATRLVARLRHTLAADLTVRTLFDHPTITQLAPHTGRRAKGLTSKPKLSSCVRADVVPASAAQSRLWFLDRVGDLEPAYNMPFALRVVGDVDVAALDAALGDVVDRHESLRTVFVEVEGRPFQRVLSGTQGFSGLEIGRLAAGQALDEVLTQLARHRFDLAAQPPLLAKLVTVSATEHVLVIVVHHIASDGWSMRPLFEDLKHAYAARRCGVAPDWEPLPVQYVDYSLWQEELFRELRDPTSQLGVQAQYWEKTLAGLPAHISLPTDRPYPAVASYAGDVVAFDIDQETARNVSLLARRHGASSFMVVAAAVSVLLSRMGAGEDIALGTPVAGRTDEALNDLIGFFVNTAVLRIDLSGTPTFLEVLNNVRERSLDAFHNQDVPFEHIVELLNPVRSLAHQPIFQVMLAWNNTASATLALDGLDVTPVPIATKTARMDLVFSLADSPDQGITGALEYRTDVFDRESVQLLVERFQRVLEAVINDPLCLVGSIDVLTDDERRKVLEQWNDGGAVEAERLPLLPDMVSARAGQAPDKTAVVYGDVSLTYGQLEEASNQLARLLISQGVGPETIVGLAVPRSPEMVISMLAVLKAGGAYLPIDTSYPPDRIAFMLTDAQPLLLLTTTEVVDLLGDTNTTTLVLDDAALHDRLTGHSTTAITDHDRHTPLHPHNAAYIIYTSGSTGTPKGVTATHLGLTNLTQSRHMSRVGLGRRSKVLCIASVSFDSAVWELLASLREGLSIVLPLDTSDLAAMSSLIRSQAITHVTITPALLSTLQPEDLIAVQSITTVGEACSVAVVDEWCVGRRMVNAYGPTEATVCALMSDPLVVGGGVPIGRALSGVRVYVLDSGLGPVAPGVVGELYISGLGVTRGYLGRAGLTASRFVADPFDGSGVRMYRTGDLVRWRADGQLEFVGRVDDQVKVRGFRIELGEVEAAMAAHPGVEHAVAMVREDRPGDRRLVGYVVAGEGVEVSEVRRFVAQRLPEFMVPAAVVVMDRVPLTVNGKVDRRALPVPVYSVGTSRGPQTPVEDLLCGAFCEVLGLNEVGVDDNFFDLGGDSIASMRLVSVARAGAWCLGLKMCFA